The Onychomys torridus chromosome 4, mOncTor1.1, whole genome shotgun sequence genome includes a window with the following:
- the LOC118581363 gene encoding protein FAM209A-like, with translation MRTLRWFLFLPLCISCACAFMFSSLREKTKESPGKVPCGGHFRIRQNLPEHTQSWLGSKWLWLFFVIVIYVVLKFRGDSEKNKEQSPAGLRGCQFRSPPKKIQNVSPSKDFTFNTLTQLEMELVKFVSKVRNLKVSMATGSNPRLQIPDIPMDPHNNVTIYEIWGEEESE, from the exons ATGCGGACGCTGAGATGGTTCCTGTTCCTGCCTCTGTGCATCTCTTGCGCCTGCGCCTTCATGTTTTCTTCGCTGAGGGAGAAAACCAAAGAAAGCCCAGGGAAGGTGCCTTGTGGAGGACATTTCCGGATTAGACAGAATCTTCCAGAGCACACCCAAAGCTGGCTTGGGAGTAAATGGCTCTGGCTATTTTTCGTCATTGTGATATATGTGGTGCTGAAGTTTCGAGGAGACAGTGAGAAGAATAAG GAGCAGAGTCCTGCTGGCCTTCGTGGCTGTCAATTTCGCTCTCCACCAAAGAAAATTCAAAACGTTTCCCCCAGCAAAGACTTCACTTTCAATACTTTAACCCAGCTCGAGATGGAACTGGTGAAATTTGTGTCCAAGGTGCGGAATCTTAAAGTCTCCATGGCAACTGGCAGTAACCCCAGGCTGCAGATCCCAGATATACCCATGGACCCGCATAATAATGTCACGATATATGAGATATGGGGAGAGGAGGAGTCTGAGTGA